One part of the Arthrobacter sp. EM1 genome encodes these proteins:
- a CDS encoding cold-shock protein has translation MALGTVKWFNAEKGYGFITVDSSGADVFVHWSAVAGDGQRSLAEGQRVELEVGEGEKGPQAESVRPAP, from the coding sequence ATGGCATTGGGAACCGTCAAGTGGTTTAACGCCGAAAAGGGCTACGGCTTTATCACCGTAGACAGCTCCGGCGCAGACGTCTTTGTGCACTGGTCTGCCGTTGCGGGGGACGGCCAACGTTCCCTGGCGGAGGGCCAGCGTGTGGAGCTCGAAGTCGGCGAGGGCGAGAAGGGCCCGCAGGCCGAAAGCGTCAGGCCCGCCCCGTGA
- a CDS encoding TspO/MBR family protein: MAPVEQPLRLGSEHRELAAGTRRPAVQFPGLLVFLAASAVVAGLGGLATANNVNGWYAAAVKAPWSPPNWVFGPVWTTLYIAMAVAAWLVWRRRAEGTSAALAAYATQLVLNLLWTPVFFGLYPALGTLALWIAFGIIVALSAAVVVTVLHFGPISRTAGLLMLPYFAWIIFASSLNLWAVLNN; this comes from the coding sequence ATGGCGCCAGTTGAGCAACCACTAAGATTAGGATCCGAGCACCGGGAACTTGCCGCCGGTACACGCCGGCCGGCAGTCCAGTTTCCGGGACTATTGGTCTTTTTGGCTGCCTCGGCTGTCGTTGCCGGCCTAGGCGGGCTGGCCACCGCGAACAATGTTAACGGCTGGTACGCCGCCGCTGTCAAAGCCCCCTGGTCTCCGCCGAATTGGGTGTTCGGGCCGGTCTGGACAACCCTGTACATCGCGATGGCCGTGGCCGCCTGGCTGGTCTGGCGCCGCCGGGCGGAGGGCACCAGCGCAGCCCTCGCCGCCTACGCCACGCAACTGGTGTTGAACCTGTTGTGGACTCCGGTCTTCTTCGGCCTGTACCCGGCACTTGGCACACTTGCCCTGTGGATCGCTTTCGGCATCATCGTCGCGCTGTCGGCCGCGGTGGTGGTCACAGTACTCCACTTTGGGCCGATCAGCCGCACGGCAGGACTGCTGATGCTGCCCTACTTCGCCTGGATAATCTTCGCTTCGTCGTTGAATCTTTGGGCGGTGCTGAACAACTAG
- a CDS encoding LytR C-terminal domain-containing protein has translation MTKYARDEFDRVPETSARQGVHRTVAESRHRRRLGPILGAGAAALAIGLVAFIFLPKTGFSSAADSTQAAVGQSGSSAAASAVPAATAASSEAPSSPPASESPAATPAATTPAAAIDKTQPVAIFNGTATAGLANRVGGTVSTAGWTVGALGNWGGLPQQRSVVFYNGVGQKDNAEALGQLLGIPSVVDSAEFQLPLVVVLAPGFA, from the coding sequence ATGACCAAATACGCTCGGGATGAATTCGATCGGGTCCCGGAGACCTCCGCACGCCAAGGTGTCCACCGGACGGTCGCCGAATCACGCCACCGCCGCCGCCTGGGCCCGATCCTGGGCGCCGGCGCCGCGGCCTTGGCCATTGGCCTCGTCGCGTTCATTTTTCTGCCGAAGACCGGCTTCTCCTCCGCTGCCGACAGCACGCAGGCAGCAGTCGGGCAGAGCGGCAGCAGCGCCGCTGCATCTGCCGTCCCTGCCGCCACTGCTGCCTCCAGCGAAGCCCCTTCCAGCCCGCCGGCCAGCGAGTCGCCGGCTGCGACTCCCGCAGCCACCACCCCGGCCGCAGCCATCGACAAAACCCAGCCCGTGGCCATCTTCAACGGCACCGCCACGGCAGGGCTGGCGAACCGGGTGGGCGGAACCGTTTCCACCGCCGGCTGGACTGTCGGCGCGCTCGGAAACTGGGGCGGATTGCCGCAGCAGCGCTCGGTGGTCTTCTACAACGGGGTCGGGCAGAAGGACAATGCCGAGGCCCTTGGCCAACTCCTGGGCATCCCGAGCGTGGTGGATTCCGCCGAATTCCAGCTGCCACTCGTTGTTGTCCTGGCGCCCGGATTCGCGTAA
- a CDS encoding L-serine ammonia-lyase, whose product MAVGVFDLFSIGIGPSSSHTVGPMRAAAVFAEELKTSRDLGRVASLRVDLYGSLAATGHGHGTMTAILLGLEGYHPELILPEEVEGRLATIAETGTLQLAGLGTGVALPYGVKDMILRPLTILPRHTNGMTFTVSDADGAVLHSATFFSVGGGFIVREGEEDAALIELAESKKELPLPFRTAAELLGRCQSKGLSIGEIMFVNERASRTEAEIREGLLHIYSVMTGCVQVSLKREGLLPGGLKVRRRAPDWHERLMKETRDQDPDFRDPKYWQEWVNLIALAVNEENASGGRVVTAPTNGAAGIIPAVLYYALHFAPGMDKATEADRDDVVVKFLLTAAAIGVLYKEQASISGAEVGCQGEVGSASSMAAAGLAEVMGGTPQQVENAAEIAMEHNLGLTCDPIGGLVQIPCIERNAIAAAKAINAAKMALWGDGTHRVSLDEVIVTMRETGKDMSSKYKETAMGGLAVNVVEC is encoded by the coding sequence ATGGCTGTTGGCGTCTTTGACCTCTTCTCAATAGGAATAGGCCCGTCCAGTTCGCACACCGTGGGGCCGATGCGGGCTGCTGCGGTGTTTGCCGAGGAGCTCAAGACCTCGCGGGATCTGGGCCGCGTGGCATCGCTGCGGGTGGACCTTTACGGCTCCCTCGCGGCCACAGGCCACGGCCACGGGACCATGACGGCGATCCTGCTCGGCCTGGAGGGCTACCACCCTGAACTGATCCTCCCCGAGGAAGTGGAGGGGCGGCTGGCCACGATCGCGGAGACCGGCACCCTGCAGCTGGCCGGCTTAGGAACCGGTGTGGCGCTGCCCTACGGGGTGAAGGACATGATCCTGCGCCCGCTCACCATCCTGCCCCGGCACACCAACGGCATGACCTTCACGGTTTCGGACGCCGACGGCGCCGTGCTGCACAGCGCCACGTTCTTCTCAGTGGGCGGCGGTTTCATCGTCCGCGAAGGCGAGGAGGACGCCGCCCTGATCGAGCTCGCCGAGTCCAAGAAGGAACTTCCCCTGCCGTTCCGAACGGCAGCGGAGCTGCTGGGCCGCTGCCAGTCCAAGGGCCTGTCGATCGGCGAGATTATGTTCGTCAACGAGCGTGCCTCCCGCACCGAAGCGGAGATCCGGGAAGGCCTTCTGCACATCTACTCGGTGATGACCGGCTGCGTTCAGGTCAGCCTCAAGCGCGAAGGACTGCTCCCCGGCGGCCTGAAGGTCCGCCGTCGTGCGCCCGACTGGCACGAACGGCTGATGAAAGAAACCCGGGATCAGGACCCCGACTTCCGGGACCCGAAGTACTGGCAGGAATGGGTCAACCTGATTGCCCTGGCAGTGAACGAGGAAAATGCCTCCGGCGGCCGCGTGGTCACCGCCCCCACCAACGGCGCCGCCGGCATCATCCCCGCTGTCCTCTACTATGCGTTGCACTTTGCCCCGGGCATGGACAAAGCCACCGAGGCCGACCGCGACGACGTTGTGGTCAAGTTCCTGCTGACGGCAGCGGCGATCGGTGTCCTGTACAAAGAACAGGCCTCGATCTCCGGCGCCGAGGTCGGCTGTCAGGGCGAGGTGGGATCGGCATCCTCGATGGCCGCGGCCGGCCTGGCCGAAGTGATGGGCGGTACCCCGCAACAGGTGGAGAACGCCGCTGAAATCGCGATGGAACACAACCTCGGCCTGACCTGCGACCCCATCGGCGGGCTTGTGCAGATCCCGTGCATCGAACGCAACGCGATCGCCGCGGCGAAGGCCATCAACGCCGCCAAGATGGCGCTTTGGGGCGACGGCACGCACCGGGTGTCCCTCGACGAGGTCATCGTGACCATGCGCGAGACCGGCAAGGACATGAGCTCCAAGTACAAAGAGACAGCCATGGGCGGCCTGGCCGTGAACGTTGTCGAGTGCTGA
- a CDS encoding DUF3263 domain-containing protein → MNPESPLSSRDQQMLALERQWWKYAGAKEQAIRELFDLSATHYYQILNALIDTEDALAHDPMLVKRLRRLRTSRQRARTARRLGSDA, encoded by the coding sequence ATCAACCCGGAGTCGCCGCTGAGCAGCCGGGACCAGCAAATGCTGGCGTTGGAACGGCAGTGGTGGAAATACGCCGGCGCCAAAGAACAAGCCATCCGCGAACTCTTCGATCTGTCCGCCACCCACTATTATCAGATCCTCAACGCCCTTATCGACACCGAGGATGCACTGGCCCATGATCCGATGTTGGTGAAGAGACTGCGTAGACTACGTACGTCACGCCAACGTGCGCGCACTGCCCGCCGCTTGGGCTCAGACGCGTAA
- a CDS encoding peptidoglycan bridge formation glycyltransferase FemA/FemB family protein, with the protein MREFTARFASAEEIANWDSHVTANPNGGNLLQSEAFAEVKQNFGWKPRHLVYESADYSSYNLILEKSVPLLGKLWYLIKGPDVASAEDIPGITAANAEFVQRARLGVFAIKIEPDIVRSDEARRIFEGAGLRKSHNLQPNDSTALLDISPEENQLLRNLHSRGRNAVRRAIREDVEVHKVDPTEENFRAMYALMTNTVEAKSQVRVREYGYYRQFWTNFINRGQGRLMFVYENGLPSVGAFVVNYGRKGTYKDGGSLQKRNQYGDSHLVQWTAIQQLRELGCTEYDFCGTPPSDQLKDTSNPFHGLGLFKTSFSKTVTDFVGCYDQVLSPLKYKAWMAAGERVARQLYTRRTGQQFY; encoded by the coding sequence TTGCGTGAATTCACCGCCCGCTTTGCCTCTGCCGAAGAGATCGCCAACTGGGATAGCCACGTCACTGCGAACCCCAATGGCGGCAATCTCCTGCAATCGGAGGCCTTCGCTGAGGTTAAGCAAAACTTCGGCTGGAAACCCCGGCACCTGGTCTACGAGAGCGCTGACTATTCCAGCTACAACCTCATCCTGGAGAAGTCCGTCCCGTTGCTCGGCAAGCTCTGGTACCTGATCAAGGGCCCAGATGTCGCCTCCGCCGAAGACATCCCCGGCATCACCGCAGCCAACGCCGAGTTCGTACAACGTGCCCGGCTGGGGGTCTTTGCCATCAAGATCGAGCCGGACATCGTCCGCTCCGACGAAGCCCGTCGGATTTTCGAAGGCGCCGGGCTCCGCAAGAGCCACAACCTGCAGCCCAACGACTCGACGGCGCTGCTGGATATCTCCCCCGAGGAGAACCAGCTGTTGCGGAACCTGCACTCGCGGGGCCGTAACGCCGTCCGGCGCGCCATCCGGGAGGACGTGGAAGTCCACAAAGTGGATCCCACCGAGGAGAACTTCCGCGCCATGTACGCGCTGATGACAAACACCGTGGAGGCCAAGTCCCAGGTCCGGGTCCGCGAATACGGGTATTACCGCCAGTTCTGGACCAACTTCATCAACCGTGGCCAGGGGCGGCTGATGTTTGTCTACGAGAACGGTCTCCCGTCGGTGGGCGCCTTTGTGGTCAACTACGGCCGAAAGGGCACCTACAAAGACGGCGGCTCGCTGCAGAAGCGAAACCAGTACGGTGATTCCCATCTGGTGCAGTGGACGGCCATCCAGCAGCTCAGGGAGCTCGGCTGCACCGAATACGATTTCTGCGGCACACCCCCCAGCGATCAGCTGAAGGACACGTCCAACCCGTTCCACGGCCTGGGCCTGTTCAAAACCAGCTTCAGCAAAACGGTGACCGACTTCGTTGGCTGCTACGACCAGGTCCTCAGCCCGTTGAAATACAAGGCCTGGATGGCCGCGGGGGAACGCGTCGCCCGCCAGCTCTATACCCGCCGCACGGGCCAGCAGTTCTACTAA
- a CDS encoding ABC transporter substrate-binding protein: MRLGRAAVVAAVAALTTTACLGPAGGARVEPAEASGDGTLRIGLILDNTGAQNFLNAPQQAAAQLAVREINAAGGHKGKPVELLPATISGDTAAQAKALVAAKADVVIGPTDSSRAPAAIDVLSAARIAVISPANSASGLSSYPSKGFYFRTSAADIAQAPVLVKLAKDGGAATIGVVYEEGSYGKDVANAVAAAAKASGLGTAAVVGFAPGQAQQAAAAVKAAAPDAVVLISRAAAQGAIAELNNAGVAGKKLILADGAVNQYGPGLGSSALDGARGILPGTFASAKFQGELVSVDPGLKDMAFAAEAYDAVNLAAIAAAAAQDDAGTSIAAGLVAVSGGSAGTSGGTGPSGAAEVCKSYQECLDTLRAGKRPDYDGQSGRITFDAHGDVSSANYVLYTYGPDNTATMSGSETAGSSGK; encoded by the coding sequence CTGCGGCTGGGACGAGCGGCCGTGGTGGCTGCTGTGGCCGCGTTGACCACCACCGCCTGCCTGGGCCCGGCCGGGGGCGCCCGCGTTGAACCGGCAGAAGCGAGCGGTGACGGCACCCTGCGCATCGGGTTGATCCTGGACAATACCGGGGCGCAGAATTTCCTTAACGCCCCCCAACAGGCGGCGGCGCAACTGGCCGTCAGGGAGATCAATGCCGCCGGCGGGCACAAGGGCAAACCGGTGGAACTGCTGCCGGCAACAATCAGTGGTGACACGGCAGCGCAGGCCAAGGCGCTGGTGGCCGCCAAAGCCGACGTAGTTATCGGTCCAACGGATTCCAGCAGGGCGCCGGCCGCCATCGATGTCCTGTCCGCTGCCAGGATTGCCGTGATTTCACCAGCAAATTCCGCCAGCGGCCTCAGCAGTTATCCAAGTAAGGGCTTCTATTTCCGGACTTCGGCGGCCGACATCGCACAGGCACCCGTCCTCGTTAAGCTCGCCAAGGACGGTGGCGCCGCAACCATCGGCGTGGTGTACGAAGAAGGCAGCTACGGAAAGGACGTAGCCAACGCCGTGGCAGCCGCGGCCAAGGCGTCCGGCCTCGGGACCGCCGCCGTCGTCGGGTTCGCCCCGGGACAGGCGCAGCAGGCGGCGGCTGCCGTCAAGGCCGCGGCTCCAGATGCCGTCGTGCTGATTTCGCGCGCAGCCGCCCAAGGCGCCATCGCCGAGCTGAACAACGCCGGAGTTGCCGGAAAGAAGCTCATCCTCGCCGACGGGGCTGTCAACCAGTACGGTCCAGGACTCGGCTCCAGCGCCCTCGACGGTGCCCGCGGGATCCTGCCGGGAACTTTCGCCTCCGCAAAATTCCAGGGCGAGCTGGTCTCCGTGGATCCCGGGCTGAAGGACATGGCGTTTGCCGCGGAGGCTTACGACGCCGTGAACCTCGCCGCCATCGCCGCCGCAGCGGCGCAGGATGACGCCGGCACCTCCATCGCGGCCGGTCTCGTGGCGGTCTCAGGCGGCAGCGCCGGCACGTCCGGCGGCACCGGGCCTTCGGGCGCGGCCGAGGTGTGCAAGAGCTACCAGGAATGCCTTGACACGCTGCGGGCCGGCAAGCGTCCCGACTACGACGGCCAATCCGGGCGGATCACTTTCGATGCCCACGGTGACGTCAGCTCCGCAAACTACGTTCTCTACACCTACGGACCGGACAACACGGCAACCATGAGCGGCAGCGAAACGGCGGGCAGCAGCGGGAAGTGA
- a CDS encoding threonine/serine exporter family protein — MTQEPAGRRRPHTDGLPRTEPLSPTQVRQNAAAKRMLRRLVQGENPPTAPMSIVDRLAGSPYANPMIQVGGVDASARKTIDFALHLAESMFRYGAGALEVETSIIAVTAALGLKNIEVDITNQSVAINYAPKEQTPITLLRVVRSWTNNYAGLSQVHQLVTELVAGGVGRDEAVRRLEEITRSAKPFPRWMVTVAFGVFAAVFVGVLGGGIGGSVVAFASNLMVSLLARQLSRWRTPDFFITAACSFLVTFMALLLGRFGGLAGIQIAPEIVVVGGILLLLPTGRLVSSVQDAINGFPVTAAGRFLSTVLTFGALVAGLAVGFVVGDRTGMESIDVTKTFPPAYELWVVVILIAIAVLMIGITEQTSPSLLLPTAAVGVVGYLILNGGEALGIGSRFSPALAAVVIGLLARVVALRMGAPQLVVAVPAALILLPGLTIFRSMYVLTIETSEILLGAGGMLNAGAIVFGVAAGIVLGDTLARPLTRSLASNERRRARRR; from the coding sequence ATGACCCAGGAACCCGCCGGCCGCCGTCGGCCGCACACCGACGGATTGCCCAGGACCGAGCCGCTCTCGCCCACGCAAGTGCGCCAGAATGCCGCGGCCAAGCGGATGCTGCGCAGACTTGTCCAGGGGGAGAACCCGCCGACCGCTCCCATGAGCATCGTGGACCGCCTCGCCGGCAGCCCCTACGCCAACCCGATGATTCAGGTGGGCGGGGTGGACGCGTCGGCCCGCAAGACCATCGACTTCGCGCTGCACCTGGCCGAATCGATGTTCCGGTACGGTGCCGGCGCCCTCGAAGTTGAAACCAGCATTATCGCCGTCACGGCTGCGCTGGGCCTCAAAAACATCGAAGTGGACATCACCAACCAGTCCGTGGCCATCAACTATGCGCCCAAGGAACAGACTCCGATTACGTTGCTGCGTGTGGTGCGGTCCTGGACGAACAACTACGCCGGGCTCTCCCAGGTGCACCAGCTAGTCACCGAACTCGTAGCCGGCGGTGTGGGCCGTGACGAGGCCGTGCGACGGCTGGAAGAGATCACCCGCAGCGCCAAACCCTTCCCCCGCTGGATGGTCACGGTGGCGTTCGGGGTCTTCGCTGCCGTTTTCGTCGGGGTCCTGGGCGGCGGAATCGGCGGCTCAGTGGTGGCCTTTGCCTCGAACCTGATGGTCAGTTTGCTGGCCCGGCAGCTGAGCCGCTGGCGGACGCCGGATTTCTTTATCACGGCGGCGTGTTCGTTCCTGGTCACCTTTATGGCCCTGCTCCTGGGGCGCTTCGGCGGCTTGGCGGGAATCCAGATCGCCCCCGAGATTGTGGTGGTGGGCGGCATCCTGCTGCTTTTGCCGACCGGACGGCTGGTCTCCTCGGTGCAGGACGCGATCAATGGCTTTCCGGTCACGGCCGCCGGCCGTTTCCTCTCCACAGTGCTGACCTTCGGCGCCCTGGTCGCCGGCCTCGCTGTGGGTTTTGTGGTGGGGGACAGGACGGGGATGGAATCCATCGACGTCACCAAAACATTCCCGCCGGCGTATGAGCTGTGGGTAGTGGTCATTCTGATCGCCATCGCGGTGCTGATGATCGGCATCACCGAACAGACCAGCCCGAGCCTGCTGCTGCCGACGGCGGCCGTCGGCGTTGTGGGGTACCTGATCCTGAATGGCGGAGAGGCATTAGGCATCGGATCGCGCTTTTCGCCCGCACTGGCAGCTGTTGTTATCGGACTGCTGGCCCGGGTAGTGGCGCTGCGGATGGGCGCCCCGCAGTTGGTGGTGGCGGTGCCAGCCGCGCTGATTCTCCTGCCCGGCCTCACCATATTCCGGTCCATGTATGTATTAACGATTGAGACGTCGGAGATCCTGCTGGGTGCCGGGGGCATGCTTAATGCCGGGGCAATCGTTTTCGGGGTGGCGGCCGGCATCGTACTCGGCGACACGCTGGCCCGTCCGCTGACCCGCAGCCTGGCGAGCAACGAACGACGCCGGGCGCGGCGCCGTTAG
- the groL gene encoding chaperonin GroEL (60 kDa chaperone family; promotes refolding of misfolded polypeptides especially under stressful conditions; forms two stacked rings of heptamers to form a barrel-shaped 14mer; ends can be capped by GroES; misfolded proteins enter the barrel where they are refolded when GroES binds), which produces MAKIIAFDEEARRGLERGLNILADAVKVTLGPRGRNVVLEKKWGAPTITNDGVSIAKEIELDDPYEKIGAELVKEVAKKTDDVAGDGTTTATVLAQALVKEGLRNVAAGADPLSLKRGIEKAVEAVTRELLASAKEIETKEEIAATASISAGDNEIGALIAEALDKVGKEGVITVEESNTFGLELELTEGMRFDKGYISAYFVTDAERQETVLEDPYILIVNSKISNVKELVAVLEKVMQSSKPLLIIAEDIEGEALATLIVNKIRGTFKSVAVKAPGFGDRRKAQLADIAILTGGQVISEEVGLKLETAGLELLGRARKVTVTKDETTIVEGAGDADQIAGRVSQIRSEIENSDSDYDREKLQERLAKLAGGVAVIKAGAATEVELKERKHRIEDAVRNAKAAVEEGIVAGGGVALIQAGLKAFANLNLTGDEATGANIVRVAIDAPLKQIAFNAGLEPGVVVDKVRGLPAGHGLNAATGEYVDLLAAGINDPVKVTRSALQNAASIAGLFLTTEAVVADKPEKNAPAMGGGDDMGGMGGMGGF; this is translated from the coding sequence ATGGCCAAGATCATTGCATTTGATGAAGAGGCACGCCGCGGCCTTGAGCGGGGCCTGAACATCCTCGCCGACGCCGTCAAGGTCACCCTCGGCCCGCGTGGACGCAACGTCGTCCTCGAAAAGAAGTGGGGCGCCCCCACGATCACCAACGATGGTGTTTCCATCGCCAAGGAGATCGAGCTGGATGATCCTTACGAAAAGATCGGCGCCGAGCTGGTCAAGGAAGTTGCCAAGAAGACGGATGACGTCGCTGGCGACGGAACCACCACCGCTACCGTGCTGGCTCAGGCCCTGGTCAAGGAAGGCCTGCGCAACGTCGCGGCCGGAGCTGATCCCCTGTCCCTCAAGCGCGGCATCGAAAAGGCTGTTGAAGCCGTCACCCGCGAGCTCCTGGCCTCCGCCAAGGAAATCGAAACCAAGGAAGAGATTGCCGCCACCGCGTCCATCTCTGCCGGTGACAACGAGATTGGCGCCCTGATTGCCGAGGCCCTGGATAAGGTCGGCAAGGAAGGTGTCATCACCGTCGAGGAGTCGAACACCTTCGGCCTGGAGCTGGAGCTCACCGAAGGCATGCGCTTTGATAAGGGCTACATCTCCGCTTACTTCGTCACCGACGCTGAGCGCCAGGAAACGGTCCTCGAGGATCCCTACATCCTGATCGTCAACTCCAAGATCTCCAACGTCAAGGAACTGGTTGCTGTCCTCGAAAAGGTCATGCAGTCCTCCAAGCCGCTGCTGATCATTGCCGAAGACATCGAGGGCGAGGCCCTGGCCACCCTGATCGTCAACAAGATCCGTGGCACCTTCAAGTCCGTTGCCGTCAAGGCTCCGGGCTTCGGTGACCGCCGCAAGGCGCAGCTTGCCGATATCGCCATCCTCACCGGCGGCCAGGTCATCTCCGAGGAAGTCGGCCTCAAGCTTGAGACCGCCGGACTCGAACTCCTGGGCCGCGCCCGCAAGGTCACTGTGACCAAGGACGAGACCACCATCGTCGAGGGGGCAGGCGACGCCGACCAGATCGCCGGCCGCGTCTCCCAGATCCGTTCCGAGATCGAGAACTCCGATTCGGACTACGACCGCGAGAAGCTGCAGGAGCGGCTGGCCAAGCTGGCCGGCGGCGTTGCAGTCATCAAGGCCGGTGCCGCAACCGAGGTCGAGCTCAAGGAACGCAAGCACCGCATCGAAGACGCTGTCCGCAACGCGAAGGCTGCTGTTGAAGAGGGCATCGTCGCCGGCGGTGGTGTTGCCCTGATCCAGGCCGGCCTCAAGGCTTTCGCCAACCTGAACCTCACGGGTGACGAAGCAACCGGCGCGAACATCGTCCGCGTTGCCATCGACGCTCCGCTGAAGCAGATCGCCTTCAACGCCGGCCTCGAGCCCGGCGTTGTGGTCGACAAGGTCCGCGGCCTGCCCGCAGGCCACGGCCTGAACGCTGCAACCGGCGAATACGTCGACCTGCTGGCTGCCGGCATCAACGACCCGGTCAAGGTCACCCGCTCTGCACTGCAGAACGCGGCATCCATTGCCGGCCTGTTCCTCACCACCGAGGCCGTTGTGGCCGACAAGCCGGAGAAGAACGCTCCGGCCATGGGTGGCGGCGACGACATGGGCGGCATGGGCGGCATGGGCGGTTTCTAA
- a CDS encoding siderophore-interacting protein, with protein MTSVPAATSATRKSRPQTNLTVLRREELSPHMVRIIAGGPGFAGYENNSYTDRYVKIVFPQPGIDYPQPLDLWEIRATMPRDQWPHTRTYTVRWVDSAAGELAIDFVIHGDEGLAGPWAASARPGDALIFTGPGGGYNPDPAADWFLFAGDESALPAIGASIESLPAEARGLAFLEVDSDADIQAIRAPAGLELRWLLRSSVPAGASELLPAAISAASWPAGRVQVFAHGERGAMKSLRDVFYAERGLERSQVSLSGYWAKGRVEDDFQAEKKLPIGKI; from the coding sequence ATGACCTCAGTCCCCGCCGCCACCTCGGCCACCCGCAAATCCCGTCCGCAGACCAACCTCACCGTCCTGCGCCGTGAAGAGCTCTCCCCCCACATGGTGCGGATCATTGCCGGCGGGCCCGGATTTGCCGGCTACGAGAACAACTCCTATACGGACCGCTACGTCAAGATCGTGTTTCCGCAGCCCGGCATCGATTACCCGCAACCGCTTGACCTGTGGGAGATCCGGGCAACGATGCCGCGCGATCAGTGGCCGCACACCAGGACCTACACGGTCCGCTGGGTCGACTCGGCGGCCGGGGAACTCGCCATCGACTTCGTGATCCACGGTGACGAAGGCCTCGCCGGTCCGTGGGCGGCATCCGCCCGGCCCGGTGACGCCCTGATATTCACCGGGCCGGGCGGCGGCTACAACCCGGACCCGGCCGCGGACTGGTTCCTGTTCGCCGGCGACGAATCCGCGTTGCCGGCCATCGGGGCCTCGATCGAATCGTTGCCGGCCGAAGCCCGCGGCCTGGCCTTTCTGGAGGTGGACAGCGACGCCGACATTCAGGCCATTAGGGCGCCCGCCGGTCTGGAGCTGCGCTGGCTGCTGCGCAGCAGCGTGCCGGCCGGGGCCAGCGAACTACTGCCTGCCGCGATCAGTGCTGCGAGCTGGCCAGCCGGCAGGGTCCAGGTCTTTGCGCATGGCGAACGCGGCGCCATGAAGAGCCTGCGGGACGTGTTCTACGCCGAGCGCGGGCTGGAGCGTTCCCAGGTTTCGCTGTCCGGCTACTGGGCGAAGGGCAGGGTGGAGGACGACTTCCAGGCCGAGAAGAAGCTCCCCATCGGTAAGATCTAG
- a CDS encoding uracil-DNA glycosylase, with the protein MGSVHDSDFPSSDALFELEPTAGQAAGFSELARLPLDELVADDWAEALAPVEGQLRDVLAYLGRESSGGHNVLPAPSKVLRAFRQPLAEVRVLILGQDPYPTPGHAVGLSFAVDGATRPIPRSLANIYKELHADLGLPARIHGDLGPWSDQGVLLLNRVLSVRAGAAGSHRNKGWEAITAAAITAVAKRTTAGGAPAPLVAILWGRHAEAVRPLLSSTPVIASAHPSPLSASRGFFGSRPFSRATTLLREQGGATVEWELPPLPGPAP; encoded by the coding sequence ATGGGCTCTGTGCATGACTCCGACTTCCCTTCCTCCGATGCCCTTTTCGAGCTGGAGCCCACAGCGGGCCAGGCCGCGGGTTTTAGTGAGTTGGCCCGCCTGCCCCTGGATGAGCTCGTCGCCGACGACTGGGCTGAGGCCCTGGCCCCGGTCGAGGGGCAATTGCGGGACGTCCTGGCCTACCTGGGCCGGGAGTCTTCCGGCGGTCACAACGTCTTGCCGGCTCCGTCAAAGGTGCTGCGGGCCTTCCGGCAGCCTCTGGCGGAAGTCCGGGTGCTGATTCTGGGCCAGGACCCGTATCCGACGCCGGGCCATGCCGTTGGGCTGTCCTTCGCCGTCGACGGCGCCACTCGGCCCATCCCCCGCAGTCTGGCCAACATCTACAAGGAGCTTCACGCCGATCTGGGGCTGCCCGCGCGGATCCACGGTGACCTCGGCCCTTGGTCCGATCAAGGGGTGCTGCTGCTCAACAGGGTCCTCAGCGTCCGGGCCGGGGCGGCTGGCTCGCACCGGAACAAGGGTTGGGAAGCCATTACAGCGGCGGCAATCACCGCCGTCGCCAAGCGCACAACAGCCGGCGGCGCACCCGCCCCGCTGGTGGCAATCCTCTGGGGCAGGCACGCCGAGGCTGTCCGCCCGCTGCTGTCTTCCACGCCCGTGATCGCCAGCGCCCACCCGAGTCCGCTCTCGGCGTCACGGGGATTCTTCGGCTCCCGGCCCTTTAGCCGCGCCACCACGCTGCTCCGCGAACAAGGCGGCGCAACTGTGGAATGGGAACTGCCTCCGCTGCCCGGGCCGGCTCCCTAG